A stretch of the Lactuca sativa cultivar Salinas chromosome 9, Lsat_Salinas_v11, whole genome shotgun sequence genome encodes the following:
- the LOC111878678 gene encoding alkane hydroxylase MAH1 → MPINWPLLGMTPSLLWNFNHVHDYMTDVLRNNGGTIMYKGPWFSNMDMIFTSDPANFHYISSTNFHNYPKGPDFREMFDILGDGIFNCDSKLWELQHKTTMSLFNDAGFLMLLEKTIWKNVEEELIPVLEFMSEQGSTWDLQDIFQRLTFDGICNLLMDYDPKTLSVDLPYNELERAITKTEEAIFSRHLLPKYYWKLQKRLQIGNEKHMTEASKLSDELFYKFINEKRHKRRTKICDVKSEQVQDYTLLTGFMREYDDKIGSFDNNHDKIIKDTLLNLLIAGRDTTSTVLTWFFYLLAKNPTAEAKIYRELHAQLGLKEGQKWRSFGAKELGKLAYLHASLCEALRLFPPVPVNHKVSQEADTLPSNHHVRKNSIIILHSYAMGRMETIWGQDVLDFKPERWLSEQGGIKQVPSYKFTAFHAGPRTCLGKKMSLIHMKTVAATIIYNYHVKVVEGQSFTQNASVVLQMKYGLMVKVTKRNEVKPQLATC, encoded by the coding sequence ATGCCCATCAACTGGCCTTTATTAGGTATGACCCCTAGCCTTTTGTGGAACTTCAACCATGTTCATGATTACATGACCGATGTTTTGAGAAATAACGGTGGTACAATCATGTACAAAGGCCCTTGGTTTAGCAACATGGACATGATCTTCACCAGTGATCCAGCCAACTTTCATTATATATCGTCCACCAACTTTCATAATTACCCTAAAGGTCCAGATTTTAGAGAGATGTTCGATATCCTTGGAGATGGTATTTTCAATTGTGATTCCAAGTTATGGGAATTACAACATAAAACAACCATGTCGCTCTTCAATGATGCGGGATTCTTGATGCTGTTGGAGAAAACGATTTGGAAGAACGTGGAGGAAGAACTTATACCAGTTCTTGAATTCATGTCAGAACAAGGATCCACGTGGGATTTGCAAGACATCTTCCAGAGGCTCACTTTTGATGGTATTTGCAATCTACTTATGGATTATGATCCCAAGACCTTGTCTGTTGATCTTCCTTACAATGAACTCGAAAGAGCCATCACCAAGACAGAAGAGGCAATCTTCAGTCGACATCTTCTCCCAAAATACTATTGGAAGTTGCAAAAGCGACTTCAAATAGGCAATGAGAAACATATGACTGAAGCTTCCAAGCTAAGTGATGAATTATTTTACAAGTTTATAAATGAAAAACGACACAAAAGAAGAACTAAGATCTGTGACGTAAAGAGTGAGCAAGTACAAGATTATACGTTACTAACAGGATTTATGAGGGAATACGACGACAAGATTGGTAGCTTTGATAACAACCATGACAAAATTATCAAAGACACCTTGCTCAATCTTCTGATTGCCGGGAGAGATACCACAAGCACAGTTCTCACCTGGTTTTTTTATCTCCTCGCAAAAAATCCAACAGCAGAAGCTAAGATCTACAGAGAACTTCATGCACAATTAGGGTTGAAAGAGGGTCAGAAATGGAGAAGTTTTGGTGCAAAAGAGTTGGGAAAGTTGGCGTATTTACATGCATCATTATGTGAAGCGCTAAGGTTATTCCCTCCTGTTCCTGTCAACCACAAAGTTTCACAGGAAGCAGACACACTGCCAAGCAATCACCATGTCCGTAAAAACAGCATAATAATTCTACATTCATATGCAATGGGACGAATGGAGACAATATGGGGACAAGATGTTTTGGATTTCAAGCCAGAGAGATGGCTCTCCGAGCAAGGAGGGATTAAACAGGTACCATCGTACAAGTTTACAGCATTCCATGCAGGACCAAGAACTTGCCTAGGTAAGAAAATGTCATTAATTCATATGAAAACTGTGGCTGCTACAATTATATATAATTACCATGTCAAAGTGGTGGAAGGACAATCATTTACCCAAAATGCGTCGGTAGTTCTCCAAATGAAGTACGGGTTGATGGTCAAAGTAACTAAAAGAAATGAAGTGAAACCCCAATTAGCTACATGCTAA